The sequence below is a genomic window from Sphingobacterium sp. ML3W.
CAGGTGTAGGGAAATTGGGGTCGGCAGGCATATCTCCAAAACGATATACGCCTAATGAAGGTGCATTGAAGACAGATTGGTAAAATTCGAATGCTTCTTCGCAATTACCATTAAAGTTTAGATAAGCATGTAAAATAGCCATAATTTTATTTTTTATATTTAAGTTAAATCAAAAGTAATCGTTCTATTGACAACTGTATGTCAGGAGGTAAATGAAGGGAGACATTTATTTACATTCGTGAATCTCCCTTAGAATAGCGTTCCAAATAGCTGAGTTTAATATGCTATCTCTTTCAAATTTAAGGTAATATATAGCCAAAACACTTCGCATATGACAAGAAATGCAGGTGATGAAAAATCATTAAAAATCCTTTCTTATTCGACTTAAAGAGGTATCAGTTATGCCAAGATAGGAGGCGATGTATTTTAGTGCAGCTTGCTTGATTATTTGGGGTTTGTTACTGATTAGATTATGATAACGCTCGGAAGCAGAAAGTGAAACCATATCAATAAAGCGTTTTTTATTAATATGTAAAGCATAGGTCATCCAGGAGCGTCCCCATTCATTAAATGCAGGAATCGTATGATATAACGCTTGAAAAGTATTAAAATCGATTTTCCACAGGGTACAATCTGTTAAACATTGTAGATTTTCAGGCGATGGGAATTGGAGGAAAAGGGAAGTGACTTCGATGACGATATCATGGTCTCCAAAAAAATCTGTTGTAATTTCATTACCATTATAATCATGGATAAAGGAACGTATCAAACCACCTTCTAAGATATAGTATTCATGGGCTTTATCATCTTTACGAAGCAAATATTCATTTTTAGAAAAATGAACAAGTTCATGTCCCATTATAATTTTTTTAAGGTCACTTGGTTTGATATTAAGATTTTCATAATGATGGAGTAAAGCTTTCATAATCGGTTGTTTATCGTGCGTTTCTTGATATGAATTTATGTAAAAAATGGCGAAAATTATTAAAAAAATGAAAAGGATTATTTTAATATCATGACAGATAGGGGATAGGGGGGAGCCGTTGTTTTTTAATTTAAATATTGATTTAGTCATTTTGATGTATAAATGATAAGTAATCTAATGTTTTAATGTTAAATTTTTAATAAAATTTAAAAAACATTATGAATTTAATTATTATTTGTTTTAATTTGTGCCAATAGTTCAACTAAAGGATAGAAACAATAAAAAAATAATAATATGTGTGGTATCATTGGAGCATTTGATTTGAAAGATTCTGTTGAAGTCGTAAGACCTCAAGTTTTAGAAATGTCTAAACGTATACGTCACCGTGGACCAGATTGGTCAGGTATCTATAGCTCAGAACAGGCAATATTGGCGCATGAGCGTTTAGCTATTGTAGATCCAAAATCCGGAAGTCAACCGCTATATAGTCCCGATGGACAGGTTGTGTTGGCGGTAAATGGAGAAATTTACAATCATCAAGAATTGCGTGCCAGTTTGCCCGACTATGATTTTGCGACTGAATCAGATTCTGAGGTTATATTAGCGATGTATTTGCAAAAAGGTCCTCAGTTTATAGAAGAGCTAAACGGAATTTTTGGTTTTGCTTTATACGATGCCCGCGACGGTTCTTTTTTAATAGCTCGCGATCATATGGGCATCATACCGCTTTACTATGGTTCTGAAGAAAAAGGACAGTTTTTTGTGGCATCGGAATTAAAATCGTTGGAAGGATTCTGTACCACGATGGATCAATTTCCTCCAGGACATTATATGTATAGTATCGAGAGTAAGGAACCGAAAAGATGGTATTCAAGGGAATGGGAGTCTTACGATGTGGTCAAAGATGCGGAAACTGATATCGTCAGGCTGCGCGAGTCTTTGGAGGCTGCTGTACACCGTCAATTGATGTCCGATGTACCTTATGGCGTATTGCTATCAGGTGGATTAGATTCGTCTGTTATAGCTGCTATTACAAAGAAGTTTGCTTCAAAACGTATCGAATCTGGCGATGAGGACGAGGCATGGTATCCGCAACTACATTCTTTTGCAGTTGGCTTAAAAGGTGCTCCAGATTTAATTGCAGCCAAAAAAGCAGCTGATCATATTGGTACGATCCATCATGAAGTCAACTTTACGATTCAAGAAGGTCTCGATGCCATCCGTGATGTCATTTACCATTTAGAAACTTATGATGTGACCACGATCAGGGCTTCGACACCGATGTACCTATTGTCTCGCGTCATTAAATCGATGGGAATAAAAATGGTGTTATCTGGAGAAGGTTCTGATGAGTTGTTTGGGGGATATCTATATTTTCATAAGGCACCGAATGCGAAGGAATTTCATGAAGAAACAGTTCGGAAATTAAAGAAGTTGTATTTATATGATTGTCTACGTGCCAACAAATCTTTGGCGGCATGGGGTGTTGAGGGACGAGTACCATTTTTAGATAAGGAATTTATGGATGTAGCCATGACCATGAATCCAACGGATAAAATGATTAAAGATGGGCGTATGGAGAAATGGGTGTTACGTAAAGCTTTTGAGGATTACCTGCCAGAAAGTATCGCTTGGAGACAAAAGGAACAATTTTCTGATGGTGTTGGATACAGTTGGATCGATACCCTCAAAGAACAGGCTGAGCGTAAAGTAAGCGATGTTGCATTTGCAGGTGCAGCAGATAGATTTCCAATCAATACACCTAAAAATAAAGAAGAATTTTTATATCGCAGCATATTTGAGTCTCATTTTCCATCAGAAGCTGCTTCGAGAACGGTACCATCGGTTAAGTCAGTTGCTTGCAGCACCCCAGAAGCATTGCTATGGGATGCTTCCTTCCAAAACTTAAATGATCCATCGGGAAGAGCAGTTGCGGCTGTGCATCTTGATAGTTATGCGAAAAAAGAAGTGTTAATGGATTAAAAGCCGTCAATGTTTCTTTATCCAGTTTCAAATATGCAGCCCTCGAAAAGTCATGTAAAATAAACGCGTGGTTAACTAAAAGAAACAGCGCTAAGGATGTGTCGCACATTTTCTAGGAATAGCGCTGTATTTAGCGAAAAAGGAGTGGAATTCTATAATTCTACTCCTTTTTACTTAAAAGACCAGTGTGGTGAGCGTCAGGAATGGTCTTGTTTCCTTATTCCTTTGGTTACCTTACAAAGATACTTTGATATGATTGGCCTTGATTTTTTCTCCGAAAAATATTTCTGCTTTTGATTCAAAATTTCGAGGATCATCTGTTGTGAAAAACTGTAATGTTCCCTTTTTGGAACTATTGTTCTCAATTACTGAATGTGTTTGCAGGTATGTTTTTAAGCTCTTGGCAACGAGTGGGCCTTGCGAAATGATGCTGATGTGCTTGGGCACGAATTGCGTGATCACAGGTAGCAACAATGGGTAATGGGTACAAGCTAAGATAATCGTATCGATATCGGGCGATTGTTTTAATAATTCCTTGATATCTTTTCCAACGAAATATTTAGCCCCCTCGGTATCGATTTCATTGTTTTCAACTAAGGGAACCCAAAAAGGACAATCGTGCTGAAAAACTTGAATTTCAGGATTGAACTTATTGATTTCAATTTTATAAGACTCTGATTTTACGGTGCCTGTTGTTGCCAAAATACCGACTTGATTGGTTTTTGTAAATTCTTTTACAATTTCTGTTGTAGGGCGTATGACCCCCAATACTCTTTTTCCGGGAGGAAGGTCGTGCTGTTGAATAGAGCGTAGTGCTTTTGCTGAAGCTGTATTGCAGGCTAAGATAACCAGATTGCATCCAAGTTCAAATAACTTAAAAACACATTGTTTAGTAAATTCATATACCGTTTCAAATGAGCGTGTACCGTAGGGTACGCGAGCATTATCGCCTAGGTAGATATAATCGTATTGTGGTAGTTGTTTTTTGATTTCCTTGAATACCGATAAACCACCGTATCCAGAATCAAAAATCCCTATTGGACCAATATGCTGTTTTTCTTGCTCCATAAAAAAAGTGCTATAAGAATTACCTTATAGCACTTTGGTTACTATAAGGTAAACTATATTTGTTTAAGCAAAGATGGTTTTTCTTTGTATATTTTCCATATTAATTCTCCAAATAAAGTGTTTTGCCATGCAAACCATTTACGGGTGAAGTTTTTGGGATCATCTTTATGAAATGATTCGTGCATAAAACCTGTATCTCCATGTGTAGCAATCAGCATTTTAACACAATCTACGATTTCTTGATCATTAATTGATGTAAAAGCACGCATCATGATGGACATTGGCCAAATGAAGTCACGACCGATATGTGGTCCTCCAATACCTTCTCCAGCAGTACCTTTGAAGAAAAAGGGATTGTTGTCTGATAAGATATATTGACGTGTGCGTTGATAGATTGGATCTTCTGCTTTAACAGCATCCAGGTAAGGTAACGAAAGTAAGCTAGGTACATTGGCATCATCCATCATCAAAAATGAACCGAAGCCATCAACTTCAAAAGCATATACTTGACCAAATTGTGGATGGTTTACTATTCCGTATTTTTGAACAGCCGTCTCTACCTCATTAGCTAAAGCTTCCATTTTGGCGGCTAAAGTCGTATTATTTTTTACTTTTCTTAAAATCTCTGCAGATTGTCTTAAACTGACTACGGCAAAAAGGTTAGAAGGAATCAAGAAAGAAAATACAGTAGAATCATCTGAAGGTCTGAAGCTGGAACAAATTAGGCCAACAGGTTTAACAGGGTATCCATATCCATCCACTTGTAGGGTATCCGATCCACGAGGTGTGTCGCGCATAAATTTGTATGGACCTAAATTTTCTTTACGCTGCTGCTCTACAAATGTTTTATAAATTTTTTCTTGTGCTGCTTCCCACTCCTCATTAAAGGGATTATCATCGTTTGTTTCTTTCCAATAGTGATAAGCAAGTCTAATTGGGTAACAAAGAGAATCGATTTCCCATTTGCGCTCATGAATCCCTGGTTTCATGTCCGTATGGTCGCTGAACCATTCTCCTTTTTTTGTTGGATCATTATAGAACGCATTTGCATAAGGGTCGATGTTGATGCACTTGCTTTGTTTATGAATTAAACCCGAAATCAGATTTTTGAGACTTTTATCATCTTTCATAAAAGCCAGGTACGGCCACACTTGAGAACTACTATCTCGTAACCACATGGCGTCTATGTCACCTGTAATTACATAGGTGTAATTACGGCCATTTTCGACGTATGGAAATACAGTCGTATCTAAAGTGTTTGGAAGACAGTTCCCGAAAAGCCATGCCAATTCTTTGTTTGTAGTCGCTTTACCAAATGTTGCAATTGTATTTTCAATAGCTTTACTGGAGAATAGACGCTTACCTAGGGGAGTACGCACCGTGGGGAATGAAGTCTGCATCGTTGCAAAAGATACTTTGCTCGCAAATAATCCAGCACCCAATGCGGCTGAATTTTGAATGAATGTTCTGCGTTTCATTGTTAAATATCAATAAGGTTATTTATTATCATACTGGTTCTATACTAAAGGCAAGGTAATAAAAAAACGTTAAAAGAGAAAGCAAATACGTTTTAGGATGATTATTTTATATTTAGTAATTGTTATAAGTTTAAAAAACCGTTATTTTGTTTTTAGGAATGGATTTTGCTGTTCTTTTTAATGTTTAAAAAAATCTCATGAAAGAAAAAGGGTCATTAAAATATTTAGCAATAGCTGGAGTGATCTCGCTTGGAATGTTGTCTCAAGATGAAGTGCATGCACAAATTAAGAATCAGCCCTATTCCTATCAATTTTCTCAAAAAATGAATGATGTTTTGTATTCGCCAAATACGCGATTACATACCTCTTCTAAACCATTTCTATTTAAGGATGAATTATTGGTAAAGTTCGACTCTATTCAATCGAATCAGCCGGTAGCCTCAGATAATTGGTTTATGCGTAAGCTATTTAATGAACATCTAATCGAAGTGGCGAAAGAAGATTATACTTTTTATGCCGATTTATTGCCCGATATGATCATCGGGAAAGACGGACTAGGGGATAAGCGCAATACTTGGATGAACTCAAGAGGTTTTCAAGCTGGTGTTACGTTAGGCGATAAATTTACATTCTATACGAGTGCAACTGAGAACCAAGCTGTTTTTCCGGAATACCTATCGGAATATATCGATGATAGAAAAGTGATACCGGGTGAGGGAAATACTAAACACCAGTCGAACAATAAGAAAGATTGGATGAATGCTACTGCTAGTATGACTTATGATTTTAGCAAGCATTTTCAGGCAACTGTAGCGTATGATAAGAACTTCATCGGTGACGGTTATCGTTCGATGTTATTATCTGATTTTTCTTCGAACTACACGCATTTGAAATTTACGGGAACAATCGGGAATGTTCAATATACTTCGGTATGGGCCTATATGAACGATCCGACCAATAAAAGAGCGGATGATATGGGAGCAACAGAGCGTTATGGTGATGGAAAGAAATGGGGTGTTTTTCAATACATTGACTACAATGTGACAAACAGATTTTCGGTAGGTTTCTTTCAGTCGATCACTTGGGCTAACCAAGATGCTGCTGGAAAAAGAGGCTTTGATTTCACCTATATCAATCCAGTGATGTTCTTACGCCCTGTGGAGTCAAATAACTCCTCTTCGCCTGATAAGATGTTTTTGGGATTGAATTCTAAATATAAAGTACTTAAAAATGTAACTGCTTATGGACAATTCTTACTAGGAGAATTTACAGCAAAGGAGTTTTTTGCAGGAAAAGGTTATGTGCATAACAAATGGGGAGCACAGTTGGGTGTAAGGGGCTATGATATTTTTGACGTTAAAAACTTAAACTTTTTAGTTGAATATAATACAGCGAGACCTTATACCTATGCGCATTTTGATTCGGGTTCAAATTACAGTAATAATGCTGAGCCATTGGCGCATCCTTTAGGAGCCAACTTTAGAGAAGTGGTCGGTATCGCGAATTATGCTTGGAAAAGATTTGATTTTTCGGCGCAACTCAACTATAATGAAAAAGGCTTGGATTTAGAGGACGGCTCGAATATGGGCGGTGATATTTTTCAATCTTATCGTACTTTTGCAAATAAATATGGTAATCATATTGGGCAAGGACTCAAAAGTCAAGTCGTCTATGCGGATGCAAAAGCAGCTTATGTGTTGAATCCTAAATATAACTTGAGATTTGAACTTGGCTATACGCAACGTTATCAAAAAATTGAATATGAAACTCCAGTTACAAATAAATCTGGTGTGTTTAGTATTGGTCTTCGTTCGAGCTTTAGATCGATGTACAGAGATTTTTAAGGTTTGAAAAATATATAATTGATGAAAAAAATATTAATCCTCAATGGTCCTAATCTCAACTTATTAGGCGTACGCGAAAAGTCGATTTATGGAGCGCAAGATTTTGAAAGCTATTTTTCAACGTTAAAAAGTAAGTATGAATCTGTCGCACTGCATTATTTTCAAAGTAATACAGAAGGATTTATTATTGATAAATTGCATGAAGTAGGTTTTGAATTTGATGGCATTGTACTCAATGCAGGGGCTTACACACATACTTCTGTCGCAATAGCAGATGCCATTGCTGCTATCAATACTCCCGTTGTAGAGGTGCATATTTCTAATGTCCATACTAGGGAAGCTTTTAGGCACCATTCCTATCTTGCAAAAAATTGTGTAGGGGTGATTTGTGGCTTTGGGCTAGATAGCTATCGATTAGGCTTAGAAGCGCTATTAGCACGTTGATATATTGTGAAATAAAAAAACCTCTTGATAACTAAATCAAGAGGTTTTTTTATGCGATTGTCTTTTACTTTTTAAGATGAATATCAAAATATTTGGCTATTTTCTCGTACATATGAATACGATCTTTACCTGAAACATTATGCTCATGGGTAGGGTATAGGAAATAATCAACTTGTTTCCCCGCTTTGATACAAGCTTCTACAAACTCCATGCTGTGCTGCTGCAATACAACCGGATCTTGTGCACCATGGATAATCAAAAGATCGCCCTTCAATTGGTCGGCTTTATTGATAAGCGATGTCAACTGATAACCTTCTGGGTTTTCCTGAGGCATATCCATATAACGTTCTCCATACATGATTTCATAGTATTTCCAATCCATGACCGGACCTCCAGCAACAGCGGCTTTGAAGATGTCGTTGTGATGGATCATAAATGAAGTTGTCATAAATCCCCCAAAGCTCCATCCGAAAATACCCATTTTTTCTTGGTCTACAAATGACTTCGATTTTAGGTATTCAATACCTTTCATCTGATCGGCCATTTCTGCTTGTCCCAATTGGCGATGTGTTGCGGTTGCAAATGCACGCCCCCTTGCATCGGTACCTCTATTGTCCATAGTAAATACGATATAGCCCTGTTGTGCCATATACATATCGAAGTAACCAGCACCACCTAACCATTTATTGGTTACCAGTTGCGAATGAGAACCTCCGTATAGGTAGTACATGACGGGGTACTTTTTAGCAGGGTCGAAATCATTTGGATAAATGATACGTCCTGTTAAGGGAGTAGCACCATCTGCAGAAGTCAATGTCACAAATTCGATTTTAGGCGGATTGACTTTTCCTAAAAATGGATTAGGGGAAGAGATTACTTGATCAACTTTACCTGTCTTTATACCTTTTACTTGTACAATGTTGGGTGTTGTTAGGTTGCTGTATTGATCCAATACATACGTACCATCACTATTTAATTTCGCATTATGCGTCCCTCTATCTTGGGTCAACTGTGTCGTTTTTCCCGTTTTGATATCCAGTTCAAATAGTTGACGGTCTAGACCATCATTGGTAACACCGGTATACGAAATCTTATCTCCCTTTGGTGAAAATTCACCTAATTGCTGTACGATAAGATTTTCATGACCTAGTTTTTTTATCAATTTACCGTCTGTATTATACAGGTACAATTGATTGAACCCTTCTCTATCAGACTGATAAAGAAACTGTTTTGGGTTATTGGGTAAAAATAGAAGATCATTTTGTGGTTCGACCCAAGTGGAAGCCGTTTCTTCGAATAATGTTTTGATAAAACGACCATCTTGAGCACTGTATTGGTTCAGCTTCAGATGATTTTGTTCGCGGTTCAGTACACCAACGTAGATACTTTGTCCAGAGGGATCCCATGTTACTGCTGTTAAAAAATGATCACGTGGTTCACCTATCGCCAGGGTTACTTTTTCAGCTGTCTTTGTGTTATATATTACTAAAGTAACTTCTTCATTTTTCATTCCTGCCATAGGATAACGAATATCTTTGACAGAAGCCACACGTGTATCCCATTGGATCAATGGATACTTGCTCACCATGGTTTCATCTTTGCGATAGTATAGCAACTTGTCATTTTGCGAATTCCACCACATACCTTTTTTTATGCCAAACTCTTGTCTATGTGTATTGTCGCTACCATTGACTATGCCATCGGTGGTGTCTGTTGTTACTGCCGTTAATTTGCCATCAGCAGTTTTTAAGTTGATGTTATTCCCAATTAAGAAGGCAACTTTACTGTAATTAGCAGCATATTCTTGGTTGCTACCTGCTTGGTCAGACTGTAGTGCATGAACGACTTGTTTATTTTTAACATCATAAGCGATGTGATACAAGGATAGTTTTGTGCGCAGTGTAAAATTAATGGTATTGGAGTCTTCCCACTGGTAATCACTTGGGAAAGTTTGCAAATTAATTTGCTCTGTTGGAAGCTTTGCTTTTAAAGCAGATTGTAAATCATCTTTACTTATTATAATTGTTTCGGTACCATTGCCATTGGCGCTTTTTTGCACCAAATTTTGATAGCTCTTGTCTAAATAGCTAAAGTTATTGCTATTTGGAATCCAATTACTGCTAACAAGGGCAGTAGGTGCATATGTACGGGGTCCGAAGACCGTCTCTTCTATGTTCAAGTTGCGCTGGCCGTAAGCCATTGAACTTGCTAATAATAAAAGT
It includes:
- a CDS encoding Crp/Fnr family transcriptional regulator; its protein translation is MKALLHHYENLNIKPSDLKKIIMGHELVHFSKNEYLLRKDDKAHEYYILEGGLIRSFIHDYNGNEITTDFFGDHDIVIEVTSLFLQFPSPENLQCLTDCTLWKIDFNTFQALYHTIPAFNEWGRSWMTYALHINKKRFIDMVSLSASERYHNLISNKPQIIKQAALKYIASYLGITDTSLSRIRKDF
- the asnB gene encoding asparagine synthase B; protein product: MCGIIGAFDLKDSVEVVRPQVLEMSKRIRHRGPDWSGIYSSEQAILAHERLAIVDPKSGSQPLYSPDGQVVLAVNGEIYNHQELRASLPDYDFATESDSEVILAMYLQKGPQFIEELNGIFGFALYDARDGSFLIARDHMGIIPLYYGSEEKGQFFVASELKSLEGFCTTMDQFPPGHYMYSIESKEPKRWYSREWESYDVVKDAETDIVRLRESLEAAVHRQLMSDVPYGVLLSGGLDSSVIAAITKKFASKRIESGDEDEAWYPQLHSFAVGLKGAPDLIAAKKAADHIGTIHHEVNFTIQEGLDAIRDVIYHLETYDVTTIRASTPMYLLSRVIKSMGIKMVLSGEGSDELFGGYLYFHKAPNAKEFHEETVRKLKKLYLYDCLRANKSLAAWGVEGRVPFLDKEFMDVAMTMNPTDKMIKDGRMEKWVLRKAFEDYLPESIAWRQKEQFSDGVGYSWIDTLKEQAERKVSDVAFAGAADRFPINTPKNKEEFLYRSIFESHFPSEAASRTVPSVKSVACSTPEALLWDASFQNLNDPSGRAVAAVHLDSYAKKEVLMD
- the murI gene encoding glutamate racemase, producing MEQEKQHIGPIGIFDSGYGGLSVFKEIKKQLPQYDYIYLGDNARVPYGTRSFETVYEFTKQCVFKLFELGCNLVILACNTASAKALRSIQQHDLPPGKRVLGVIRPTTEIVKEFTKTNQVGILATTGTVKSESYKIEINKFNPEIQVFQHDCPFWVPLVENNEIDTEGAKYFVGKDIKELLKQSPDIDTIILACTHYPLLLPVITQFVPKHISIISQGPLVAKSLKTYLQTHSVIENNSSKKGTLQFFTTDDPRNFESKAEIFFGEKIKANHIKVSL
- a CDS encoding glycoside hydrolase family 125 protein, giving the protein MKRRTFIQNSAALGAGLFASKVSFATMQTSFPTVRTPLGKRLFSSKAIENTIATFGKATTNKELAWLFGNCLPNTLDTTVFPYVENGRNYTYVITGDIDAMWLRDSSSQVWPYLAFMKDDKSLKNLISGLIHKQSKCINIDPYANAFYNDPTKKGEWFSDHTDMKPGIHERKWEIDSLCYPIRLAYHYWKETNDDNPFNEEWEAAQEKIYKTFVEQQRKENLGPYKFMRDTPRGSDTLQVDGYGYPVKPVGLICSSFRPSDDSTVFSFLIPSNLFAVVSLRQSAEILRKVKNNTTLAAKMEALANEVETAVQKYGIVNHPQFGQVYAFEVDGFGSFLMMDDANVPSLLSLPYLDAVKAEDPIYQRTRQYILSDNNPFFFKGTAGEGIGGPHIGRDFIWPMSIMMRAFTSINDQEIVDCVKMLIATHGDTGFMHESFHKDDPKNFTRKWFAWQNTLFGELIWKIYKEKPSLLKQI
- the aroQ gene encoding type II 3-dehydroquinate dehydratase, with translation MKKILILNGPNLNLLGVREKSIYGAQDFESYFSTLKSKYESVALHYFQSNTEGFIIDKLHEVGFEFDGIVLNAGAYTHTSVAIADAIAAINTPVVEVHISNVHTREAFRHHSYLAKNCVGVICGFGLDSYRLGLEALLAR
- a CDS encoding S9 family peptidase, with the translated sequence MKKLTLLLLLASSMAYGQRNLNIEETVFGPRTYAPTALVSSNWIPNSNNFSYLDKSYQNLVQKSANGNGTETIIISKDDLQSALKAKLPTEQINLQTFPSDYQWEDSNTINFTLRTKLSLYHIAYDVKNKQVVHALQSDQAGSNQEYAANYSKVAFLIGNNINLKTADGKLTAVTTDTTDGIVNGSDNTHRQEFGIKKGMWWNSQNDKLLYYRKDETMVSKYPLIQWDTRVASVKDIRYPMAGMKNEEVTLVIYNTKTAEKVTLAIGEPRDHFLTAVTWDPSGQSIYVGVLNREQNHLKLNQYSAQDGRFIKTLFEETASTWVEPQNDLLFLPNNPKQFLYQSDREGFNQLYLYNTDGKLIKKLGHENLIVQQLGEFSPKGDKISYTGVTNDGLDRQLFELDIKTGKTTQLTQDRGTHNAKLNSDGTYVLDQYSNLTTPNIVQVKGIKTGKVDQVISSPNPFLGKVNPPKIEFVTLTSADGATPLTGRIIYPNDFDPAKKYPVMYYLYGGSHSQLVTNKWLGGAGYFDMYMAQQGYIVFTMDNRGTDARGRAFATATHRQLGQAEMADQMKGIEYLKSKSFVDQEKMGIFGWSFGGFMTTSFMIHHNDIFKAAVAGGPVMDWKYYEIMYGERYMDMPQENPEGYQLTSLINKADQLKGDLLIIHGAQDPVVLQQHSMEFVEACIKAGKQVDYFLYPTHEHNVSGKDRIHMYEKIAKYFDIHLKK